One window from the genome of Deinococcus reticulitermitis encodes:
- a CDS encoding response regulator transcription factor gives MPPRILVIDDDPGVRSLLTRGLSYEGYVVEAAADGEAGLRSALERPPELVILDVMLPGIGGLEVLRRLRLTDATLPVMLLTARDQPEQQVAGLEGGADDYVTKPFSFDVLVARVRARLRRRGDEGGVLRFGDLTLDPAAHTAQRAGREITLTAQEFRLLTTFLEQPGRVLSKSVLLDRAWGLGYLGDPNVVETYIKQLRQKLEGAGEARLIHTIRGVGYVLRQGPGERP, from the coding sequence GTGCCTCCCCGCATCCTCGTGATCGACGACGACCCCGGTGTGCGCAGCCTGCTCACGCGCGGGCTGTCGTACGAGGGCTACGTGGTCGAGGCCGCCGCCGACGGGGAAGCCGGGTTGAGATCAGCGCTGGAGCGTCCGCCCGAGCTCGTGATTCTCGACGTGATGCTCCCTGGCATCGGCGGGCTGGAGGTGCTGCGCCGGCTGCGCCTCACAGACGCCACGCTGCCGGTGATGCTGCTCACGGCGCGCGACCAGCCCGAGCAGCAGGTGGCGGGGCTCGAGGGCGGCGCCGACGACTACGTGACCAAGCCTTTTTCCTTCGACGTGCTTGTGGCGCGCGTGCGGGCGCGGCTGCGGCGGCGGGGCGACGAAGGCGGCGTGCTGCGCTTCGGAGACCTCACCCTCGATCCGGCGGCCCACACCGCGCAGCGTGCGGGACGCGAGATCACGCTTACCGCGCAGGAGTTCCGGCTGCTCACCACCTTTCTGGAACAGCCTGGACGGGTGCTGTCCAAATCGGTGCTGCTCGACCGGGCGTGGGGGTTGGGGTATCTGGGCGATCCCAACGTCGTCGAGACCTACATCAAGCAGCTGCGTCAGAAGCTCGAGGGCGCGGGCGAAGCGCGGCTGATCCACACCATTCGCGGCGTCGGCTACGTGCTGCGCCAGGGCCCGGGGGAGCGGCCTTGA
- a CDS encoding sensor histidine kinase, with amino-acid sequence MTLRTRLTVWYGALCALALVGLGFVGYSTTVREQYRTLDRVLLVTARIVETGIRKDGRSYFFETDTSTPTRDGIVMVLRSYSEEGELMYSSPNDPGLKPTQPQAPLSSPAPPASLKVLPLPWPAPAQVQPGANGAFGILSFEGQRWRRYVVRVDKGPQVLGYVEALTPLGRLDTESLRLARLLLNLTLLSVLTVLLVGWWIAGVGLRPVDQLTRAARTIAHSRDLRQRVPTRGERDELGRLALTFNEMLGSLESAWKSQQRFVGDASHELRAPLTVMRGNLELLRRHPHLGPDERDAMIAEIERETSRMTRLVEDLLLLARSDAGSTLTRTPVDLRAPLLEALRDARTLARHHHLALDAPPGPLTVLGERDRLRQLLLILLDNALKYSPDGSTVRVQVLREAGQITVLIHDEGDGIPESALPHIFERFYRADAARQRDTGGTGLGLAIAAWIATQLGARIAVHETGPGGTTFGLTFSPLPAPQTQDPERTPVLEPSA; translated from the coding sequence TTGACCCTGCGGACGCGCCTGACCGTGTGGTATGGAGCGCTGTGCGCGCTCGCGCTCGTGGGGCTGGGGTTTGTCGGCTACAGCACCACCGTGCGCGAGCAGTACCGCACCCTCGACCGGGTGCTGCTCGTGACCGCGCGGATCGTCGAGACCGGCATCCGTAAGGACGGGCGGTCGTACTTTTTCGAGACCGACACCTCGACCCCCACCCGCGACGGCATCGTGATGGTGCTGCGCAGCTACTCGGAAGAAGGCGAACTGATGTACAGCTCGCCCAACGATCCCGGCCTCAAGCCGACGCAGCCCCAGGCCCCGCTCAGCTCGCCGGCCCCGCCCGCCTCCTTGAAGGTGCTGCCGCTGCCGTGGCCGGCGCCCGCGCAGGTGCAGCCTGGAGCGAACGGGGCCTTCGGGATCCTGAGTTTCGAGGGACAGCGCTGGCGGCGCTACGTGGTACGGGTGGACAAGGGGCCCCAGGTCCTCGGGTATGTCGAGGCGCTGACTCCGCTCGGGCGGCTTGACACCGAGTCGCTGCGGCTCGCGCGGCTGCTGCTCAACCTGACGCTGCTCTCGGTGCTGACGGTACTGCTCGTGGGCTGGTGGATCGCGGGGGTGGGGCTGCGCCCGGTCGATCAGCTGACCCGCGCGGCGCGCACCATCGCCCACAGCCGTGACCTGCGCCAGCGCGTGCCGACGCGCGGAGAGCGCGACGAGCTGGGCCGGCTGGCGCTGACCTTCAACGAGATGCTCGGCAGCCTGGAAAGCGCGTGGAAGTCGCAGCAGCGCTTCGTCGGTGACGCCTCGCACGAGTTGCGCGCGCCGCTGACCGTGATGCGCGGCAACCTCGAACTGCTGCGCCGCCACCCCCACCTCGGCCCCGACGAGCGAGACGCGATGATCGCTGAGATCGAGCGTGAAACCTCACGCATGACCCGTCTGGTCGAGGACCTGCTGCTGCTCGCCCGCAGCGACGCGGGCAGTACCCTGACCCGTACCCCGGTTGATCTGCGGGCGCCGCTGCTCGAAGCGCTGCGTGACGCACGGACCCTCGCCCGCCATCATCACCTCGCGCTTGACGCGCCGCCCGGCCCCCTGACGGTCCTCGGCGAGCGTGACCGGCTGCGCCAACTGCTGCTGATCCTGCTCGACAATGCGCTGAAATACAGCCCCGACGGCAGCACCGTACGAGTGCAGGTTCTGCGCGAGGCAGGCCAGATCACGGTGCTGATTCATGACGAGGGCGACGGCATCCCTGAAAGCGCCCTGCCCCACATCTTCGAGCGCTTCTACCGCGCCGACGCCGCCCGGCAGCGCGACACCGGGGGCACCGGCCTGGGGCTCGCCATCGCCGCCTGGATCGCCACGCAGCTCGGCGCACGAATCGCCGTGCACGAAACGGGCCCGGGGGGCACCACCTTCGGGCTGACCTTCTCGCCGCTGCCGGCCCCGCAGACCCAGGACCCTGAGCGCACCCCGGTCCTGGAGCCATCGGCCTGA
- a CDS encoding HD domain-containing phosphohydrolase: MILSTPPLDYSPLPQPFATLGQNLEERLLQDAEQAIEVGQALHEAAKRAGNEVLLAYSELGLGRAYLGAQQPQAAAPLLAAAAARFRGEGRQQLAAVAQLHLGQASSDLRAYADAEAQLGAAIKQLRRLPDSGDFLATAINVRATLAFEQGQFAEALRNLQTALELEDCCSGTIRAICMTNMGIVYAQLGQYDKALAWLSSAYQICQGQPVPAQIELRILVNLAYFHHSLGHHALAVEVMESVFQRTLTVRDPWLNTLCTLNLGTYSIATGQDEQAQEMLARALEQSRQTGYRSAEMNALDSLGTLAERQGHWTRALALYQESLAIALDLQSPVGAVSAHLNSGRVWLQLGEEAQARAALERAAQLAQDAGTREEQAAVIEALGELAVREGRWEEAYHRQRELGELRAQLSSAEREQKLLSLSIEFEVERARRQTQTEVAARERAEAQVAERTRELARAQREIVWRLALAAEHRDLMTGDHIRRVGRLAARLARALGWSEDQAVTLGLAACLHDVGKIGVPDQILLKPSKLSATEFAQMQSHTTIGAQILSEGRSELLRLAQEIALNHHERWNGQGYPRGLRGESIPIAARIVAVADVYDALIQERPYKRAWTPAEAIAEIRAQAGQHFDPHIADLAVQIISSGLEEAAESPLGVPDEALPGPGDEPPLELVKERTLELEETRQQAEHLLSLALSDNLTGLGNRRAFELELEHRLGRASPQGFTVISIDIDGLKQINDRLGHQSGDELLQAFAASLHTHVQGRAQAYRIGGDEFALITDEHVRASQCEFVNREVMADLRNQGFAEHNASFGVASYPRDATTAGDLLRVSDSRMYRMKLSRRSVPLPIPGSEAN, translated from the coding sequence GTGATCCTCTCGACGCCTCCCCTCGACTATTCCCCTCTGCCCCAACCTTTTGCCACCCTCGGGCAGAACCTGGAAGAGCGGCTGCTGCAAGACGCCGAGCAGGCGATTGAGGTCGGGCAGGCGCTGCACGAGGCAGCCAAGCGGGCCGGCAATGAGGTGTTGCTGGCCTACAGCGAACTCGGGCTGGGACGGGCCTACCTCGGTGCGCAGCAGCCGCAGGCCGCCGCTCCGTTGCTGGCGGCGGCGGCGGCTCGCTTCAGGGGGGAGGGACGCCAGCAACTCGCGGCCGTTGCCCAACTGCACCTCGGACAGGCCAGCAGCGACCTCCGGGCCTACGCGGACGCCGAGGCGCAGCTTGGGGCCGCAATCAAGCAGCTTCGGCGCTTGCCCGACAGCGGGGACTTTCTGGCGACGGCGATCAACGTGCGGGCCACCCTCGCCTTCGAGCAGGGGCAGTTTGCCGAGGCGCTGCGCAACCTCCAGACGGCGCTCGAACTCGAAGACTGCTGCTCGGGGACGATCCGCGCGATCTGCATGACCAACATGGGCATCGTCTACGCCCAGCTCGGCCAGTACGACAAGGCCCTCGCCTGGCTGTCGAGCGCGTACCAGATCTGCCAGGGCCAGCCGGTGCCGGCCCAGATCGAGCTGCGGATCCTGGTCAATCTCGCCTATTTTCACCACTCGCTCGGGCACCACGCGCTCGCGGTCGAGGTCATGGAAAGTGTCTTCCAGCGCACCCTCACCGTGCGCGATCCATGGCTCAACACGCTGTGCACGCTCAACCTCGGCACGTACTCCATAGCGACCGGGCAGGACGAGCAGGCGCAGGAGATGCTGGCCCGCGCCCTGGAGCAAAGCCGCCAGACCGGGTACCGCTCCGCCGAGATGAACGCCCTGGACAGCCTCGGCACGCTCGCCGAGCGCCAGGGACACTGGACGCGGGCCCTCGCGCTCTATCAGGAGTCGCTCGCCATCGCCCTTGACCTTCAGTCGCCGGTGGGGGCGGTGAGCGCGCACCTCAACAGCGGCCGGGTCTGGCTGCAACTTGGCGAGGAGGCGCAGGCGCGCGCAGCACTCGAACGGGCCGCGCAGCTCGCGCAGGACGCCGGCACCCGCGAGGAACAGGCGGCCGTAATCGAGGCCCTGGGCGAACTCGCGGTGCGTGAGGGGCGGTGGGAAGAGGCCTATCACCGCCAGCGCGAACTCGGTGAGTTGCGCGCGCAGCTTTCAAGCGCCGAGCGCGAGCAAAAGCTCCTGAGCCTGAGCATTGAGTTCGAGGTGGAGCGGGCGCGCCGCCAGACCCAGACCGAGGTGGCGGCCCGGGAACGCGCCGAAGCGCAGGTGGCCGAGCGCACCCGCGAACTCGCGCGCGCCCAGCGTGAGATCGTCTGGCGCCTCGCGCTCGCCGCCGAGCACCGCGACCTGATGACGGGAGACCACATTCGCCGGGTGGGCCGGCTCGCCGCGCGCCTCGCCCGCGCGCTGGGGTGGTCCGAGGACCAGGCGGTTACCCTGGGCCTCGCCGCCTGCCTGCACGATGTCGGCAAGATCGGCGTGCCGGATCAGATTCTGCTCAAGCCGAGCAAGCTCAGCGCCACCGAATTTGCCCAGATGCAGTCGCACACCACCATCGGCGCGCAGATTCTTTCCGAGGGACGCTCGGAGCTGCTGCGGCTCGCCCAGGAAATCGCGCTGAACCACCACGAGCGCTGGAACGGTCAGGGGTACCCGCGCGGCCTGCGCGGCGAGAGCATTCCCATCGCCGCAAGGATCGTGGCGGTGGCCGATGTCTACGACGCGCTGATTCAGGAACGCCCCTACAAACGCGCCTGGACGCCCGCCGAGGCCATCGCCGAGATTCGCGCGCAGGCCGGGCAGCACTTCGACCCGCACATTGCGGATCTTGCCGTCCAGATCATCAGCTCAGGGCTGGAAGAAGCGGCCGAGTCCCCCCTGGGCGTCCCCGATGAAGCCCTGCCTGGGCCGGGGGACGAGCCCCCGCTGGAGCTCGTGAAGGAACGCACCCTCGAACTCGAAGAAACCCGCCAACAGGCCGAACACCTGCTCAGCCTCGCCCTGTCGGACAACCTGACCGGGCTGGGCAACCGCCGGGCCTTCGAACTCGAGCTCGAACACCGGCTGGGCCGCGCCTCGCCGCAGGGCTTTACCGTCATCTCCATCGATATCGACGGCCTCAAGCAGATCAACGACCGCCTCGGGCACCAGTCGGGCGACGAGCTGCTTCAGGCTTTCGCCGCTTCGCTGCACACCCACGTTCAGGGGCGGGCCCAGGCCTACCGTATCGGGGGCGACGAGTTCGCGCTGATTACCGATGAGCATGTGCGGGCCAGCCAGTGCGAATTCGTGAACCGCGAGGTGATGGCCGACCTGCGGAATCAGGGCTTTGCCGAACATAACGCCAGCTTCGGCGTCGCCTCCTATCCCCGGGACGCCACGACGGCGGGCGACCTGCTGCGGGTCAGCGACTCGCGCATGTACCGCATGAAGCTTTCACGGCGCAGCGTCCCGCTGCCCATACCCGGGTCCGAGGCCAACTGA
- a CDS encoding acyl-CoA dehydrogenase family protein, whose amino-acid sequence MIDEFKVHDLLQPDERLARETVRAYCDAEMMPKISDWWDAGTLPVRDVMRAFGGLGLLGPTISEEYGGAGASYSAYGAMMYELERCDSGLRSAASVQGSLVMYPIHEYGSEEQKRRWLPGLASGELIGCFGLTEPDGGSDPGAMRTRARRDGNDYVLNGNKMWITNSPVADVAVVWAKDDEDVIRGFIVPTDAPGFHAPEIKRKMSLRASVTGEIVLEDCRVPAQNLLPGSKGLKSPLSCLTSARFGIAWGAMGALEALLQASLDYAGDRTTFGKPIAARQLVQDKLVRMATDHSAGLLLAWQLGRLKDAGQMNYAQVSYAKRNNVRVALQGARLARELHGGNGITTEYPVVRHMLNLETVDTYEGTHDIHTLIIGRHLTGHGALE is encoded by the coding sequence ATGATCGACGAATTTAAGGTCCACGACCTGCTTCAGCCCGACGAGCGCCTCGCCCGCGAGACCGTGCGCGCCTACTGCGACGCCGAAATGATGCCCAAGATCTCTGACTGGTGGGACGCCGGCACCCTGCCGGTGCGCGACGTGATGCGGGCCTTTGGCGGGCTCGGCCTGCTCGGCCCCACCATTTCTGAGGAGTACGGCGGCGCAGGGGCGAGTTATTCCGCCTACGGCGCGATGATGTACGAGCTCGAACGCTGCGACTCGGGCCTGCGCTCGGCGGCGAGCGTGCAGGGCAGCCTGGTGATGTATCCGATCCACGAGTACGGCTCCGAGGAGCAGAAGCGGCGCTGGCTGCCTGGCCTGGCGTCCGGCGAACTGATCGGCTGCTTCGGCCTGACCGAGCCTGACGGTGGCTCGGACCCCGGCGCGATGCGGACCCGGGCGCGGCGCGACGGCAACGACTACGTCCTGAACGGCAACAAGATGTGGATCACCAATTCCCCGGTCGCCGACGTGGCGGTCGTGTGGGCCAAGGACGACGAGGACGTGATTCGCGGCTTCATCGTTCCCACCGATGCCCCCGGCTTCCACGCGCCCGAGATCAAGAGGAAGATGAGCCTGCGCGCCTCGGTGACGGGCGAGATCGTCCTCGAAGACTGCCGCGTTCCGGCGCAGAACCTGTTGCCCGGCTCCAAAGGCCTCAAGTCCCCGCTTTCGTGCCTGACCTCGGCGCGCTTCGGCATCGCCTGGGGCGCCATGGGGGCGCTCGAAGCGCTGCTGCAGGCTTCCCTCGACTACGCGGGCGACCGCACCACCTTCGGCAAACCCATCGCTGCCCGGCAGCTCGTGCAGGACAAGCTCGTGCGGATGGCGACCGACCACTCGGCGGGGCTGCTGCTCGCCTGGCAGCTCGGGCGCCTCAAGGACGCGGGTCAGATGAACTATGCCCAGGTCAGCTACGCCAAGCGCAACAACGTGCGCGTCGCCTTGCAAGGCGCCCGGCTCGCGCGCGAGCTCCACGGCGGCAACGGTATCACCACCGAGTACCCGGTCGTGCGCCACATGCTCAACCTCGAAACGGTCGACACCTATGAGGGCACCCACGACATCCACACCCTGATCATCGGGCGCCACCTGACCGGACACGGCGCGCTGGAGTAG
- a CDS encoding alpha/beta hydrolase, with translation MTDLFDPAINTSYMPSQRVPNARSYLEAWARDSAAARGAHPPTELAYGAGEHERLDLFEPAGAARASLLFIHGGYWRAFYKDTFSYIAPPLLAEGVRVGVMSYDLAPGVSLRRIVRQAREAAAFLAAHCPGPLLVAGHSAGAHLAAMIHCADWEAEGLPAPRLAGAVGISGLYDLLPLRHTELQPDLHLSEEEALALSPVTHPPSTAAPFLVAVGALESVAFHEQSEALAQGWPGVAREPQALPGRHHFSAPDDLPALALSLLGPA, from the coding sequence ATGACTGACCTCTTCGATCCGGCCATCAATACCAGCTACATGCCGTCCCAGCGCGTGCCGAACGCGCGGAGTTACCTGGAGGCGTGGGCGCGTGACAGCGCGGCGGCGCGCGGCGCCCATCCCCCCACCGAACTTGCTTATGGGGCGGGGGAACACGAACGGCTCGACCTGTTTGAGCCGGCGGGCGCGGCGCGGGCCAGCCTGCTCTTTATTCACGGCGGCTACTGGCGGGCCTTTTACAAGGACACGTTTTCCTATATCGCGCCGCCCCTGCTCGCGGAGGGGGTCCGGGTGGGGGTGATGAGCTACGACCTCGCCCCCGGCGTGAGCCTACGTCGGATCGTGCGTCAGGCGCGTGAGGCGGCGGCTTTCCTCGCGGCCCACTGTCCCGGCCCGCTGCTCGTGGCCGGGCACTCGGCGGGCGCGCACCTCGCCGCGATGATTCACTGCGCCGACTGGGAGGCCGAGGGGTTGCCCGCCCCGAGGCTCGCCGGAGCGGTCGGCATCAGCGGTCTGTACGACCTGCTTCCCCTGCGACACACTGAGCTGCAACCTGATCTTCACCTCTCCGAAGAGGAGGCGCTGGCCCTGAGCCCGGTGACCCATCCTCCAAGCACGGCGGCCCCTTTCCTGGTGGCGGTGGGCGCCCTAGAATCGGTTGCTTTTCATGAGCAGTCGGAGGCCCTCGCGCAGGGGTGGCCGGGCGTTGCCCGGGAGCCGCAGGCGCTGCCGGGGCGTCACCACTTCAGTGCGCCGGACGACCTGCCTGCCCTTGCCCTTTCCCTGCTCGGCCCCGCCTGA